The genomic interval AATTCCtcgttatcaaaataaaaacgttacTGAATTACTGAGCAATGTTCTTAACTTGCTGAAGCGTGGAAACAAAATGTTTGGCAAAAAAGCTCCGATTAAGTTTGCACGCGAGCCAAGCACTAGCTCTCCGAAAGGTAAAGACAGTTACCCCGAAGTAGCCTTAGCGGCTATCGCTTCTTACAAGAAACAAAAAGAAGTTAGTGACTTTATGAGCTTTTTTCTTGGGGCTCTCGATCGGAATTCCGACTGGCTGAACGGGGTCATCGGTAAGCAAACTAACTTTAGATGCGCTTTGATGGTAGGGGCCGGACCGAACCGATTCCATCTCCAGGAAATAATATATCCGACCAGTGAAAACGATATCAAACTAGAAGTGGAGCATCGAGATTCCGAAGATTACGACAAAATCGCGATTGCTGCTTTATTGAAACTGTCGAATTCTGAAATCGatctacttttaaaatatattaaaactcgtCTATATGATAATCGAGTTCTAAAAGAAGATTTGCTAAAAGGGAGATCACTGGGAATTAGTTTCGCAGTTTTGAGACCTTTTTCTGAAAAGCAATATCGTGTCGTTGAAAGGATAGTTATAGGAAGTTCCATGAAATGCGTACTGCCTTTGAAGAAAAGGAAGCTAGAGGAGAAATCGATAACCAGGTCTCCTCTAAAGAAGACCAAACACGTCGCGTAGTGCCGAGTGTgaaataacttgaaataaatGAGTTCTCGTCATGGTGTACCGCATTGTGTCATACAGCCTGTAATGACAGCAATTCAGGGCGACTGTAAAATGCGGCGATCACGGCAAATTATACTCATTCCTGCATTGATAGCTTCCGATTACCCGTGATTGATGGCCGACGCTGGTGGCAAAATATAATGTAacgaaatacattttaaaatttactttaataatatacctattcttatgttaattttaatactatttcaGTACTATATCTATTTACTTGTAATTGTGAAATCTTAGCCTTTGAAATTTTATAccgtattttatacaattacacAAATTACATCacacgtttttttatttgttaaagaatACCTCGCAATGAAATTAAAGCTTTTCGTTCGGCAAGTGAACAGCAATGGTATCGGGTCCCTTTTCTGTTAGATTCTTTTCATCTGGCATTGCGAGCTTCCGTCATAGATCAATATCACGGAAATCAGGGCAGTCGTGCGCGCTCTAACTTGTAGCCACAAAACCATTCGATAACTTATTACAAAATGGCACACGCTTCCAATCTAGGGCAAAACAatagtttagtttttaaattacgcCATAAAGCTTAGGTAAACAGTGCGTTATAGAGACTCTTTGAAGTAACAATTTCgaaatttagtaattaaaactGCCATTAATTTTATCAGGTTGAATATTTTGGTTGTtacgttattatatttaataggtcaagtggatttataaaatatataatccttttaaattattaaggtGAGATATTGAGATGGAGCATTCCATCAAATCCCGTTTGTTTCCGCAGCTGTTTTTGAACTCCCTATTTAAACAACTAAAAGACAGTTTTTACGACTCACTATTTCTGAAATAGTTGCTCTCTTAGAAACTTCGATCTGCTTATCAGAGACATAAATCAATTTGAGTCATGGCTGAGAATAAGTTGGGTCGATGCTTGGCCCTTTTTCTTCTAAGACGGGCTTTCAGAGGATTAAGGGGCTACTGACCGCCGCGTAATTGGCGTAATAGTTATGTGATTTATTGCTCAGATTTATGGGCTCCATAATAATAAGCTTCTGTTGCAAATTTGCGTTTTGGAACGTGACGAtttggttaaataaatattgttggacATTGTCCATTATTTGCTATTACACCATTTTGCTATCCGGCAAATTGAATACGGAGTAAGtgaatatttcaatttgtaGTCTAAACAAACTGGATGGAGGACATagtgttgttatttaatatggtacattttccttttaaatttaCCTACTTTGCTGTAGTACTACATGATTACATGATTCGTCATGTACACATttggaataataacaaaattaatttagacaacgaaatattaaacaattttacatAAACACTGATTTCCATTGAAttgagtatttaattaatgcaaATATCATCAATTATGTATAAtcgaaataatgtttaaaacgctacaaaatattttgtattaagacaagaaaatgttttcgttatcaaaaattaaattcaagccGCCGCCGGTCGCTGCAACAAAGTGAACAAAAAGTCTGTTAACTTAAATCTCCGACATTTGGAACCGCCTGGGATTCTGACCACGGTCCAGATTTAATTTACATCTGAGATTTTATTTCAGCTttctttcaatataaaattcgtTTAAACGTTTTACCACAAATCCTTCGAACATTTTTAACAGGCAATGTGATCGGAAATCAAATTATTACTTGtaagtttgtaaaaataaataagcaacatTAAATGAGTTGGTCTATTAACTTCAATtacaatataagttttatttctaaaatgcaAATAGTCTTCTGAAATATGCTCTGTTCTAAATGAAATAGTACAAAGACTAGAACCGGATCTTCTGCGAatttcctaaataaataaagctaatgAAAAGCAAGACTTCGCAAATACAACCACTGTTTAAATGCAGCcgctcataaaatattaaaattaactccCAAATTTAGTAGCCGTAACATTAACGATCTACGAAAATACTCTAAATTGGAGAACGGTGTTAcgatttaataagtaataaatgcaCCTACTAAGGacataaagaaaagaaaaaatataaaaaggttaaatttttattttaaacataggtAGGGAGTTTGATGGCCCTCACACGACGTGAAACACGTTATCTTTAGATTTAAAGCTTGTGGGTAATAATAATACGCGAGGAAATGGCTGTTCAAAGCGCCATCCCACTGCGAAAAATGGAACATGGCTCTGATTTACTCCTGacatttttgtgaaatattgactttaattttattaatgtctgAATAAATTCGCTTGAGTCACTTTCACTTGTGCGATACCTTGAAATTATGACGCGATGAATTTGCTTTtacttatcaattaattattctaacagtagatttggttttaaaaatatatttcttgagCAGAAATAAGATGAGACGTATGATGAAAAATTTGGTTTGTGCTTagttaaatttagttttgtatttttaatatgtagcaACTTAACTTTCATTTGCAATTTGCTTAAATATACAAAGGAAATTTAAATAGGCTCTTCTTATTACTAAATTATCATAAAGTTCTTTGTTAAACAAAATGCTGTGATCAAATTAAATGCATAGAGATTTCGTCGATAaaccattaattaaaatattctcaaattagataaaaacatatgtatatcttgTTATAGTTTTTGCTTTCATAGCGACATATCTGAAAAAGTATGATTAgcatttaagtaaattttttacGATAAATTAATGTTGGCTTTTGagaaatgtttcatttaatagtATTGTAAAGTGCTGACAAATAGCggtgacaaattaaaaataccacGCGTTTTAGCTCGCAATGTAAATTTTCACGAAATGTTAACTTGACATGTTACActaacattttcaaaataattcctTTTCATTCCCATAATTTCCACGCACGTAATTGCGTATAAAACTTGGGCCGCCATTAAAAAGCCGTCGGGTGTGTCGCTGCGCATCTGTCCTCAAGGTAATTCATCGACCCTTTGCTGTCCACCTGCTTCCTGTCAGGTTGGAACTTAAGGGGAGTGATCACTTATGAGAAATAGATCAACGCGAAATGGCGCGTAATGTGTTTAGCAAGGGTCGCgaaattgttattgtatattattactatttaatgtcAATTAAGTTTATCCATACGATAGTATattctttttcataaatatttatagataagaaTATTTTGCTCAAGTAgattttacacataaaatattattaaattaacgcaaaacatatgtacatatcaCAATGTAAAAATCCTTTCCCATTTTTGCCAAACGAGTCCATCTATCAAAAGGCTGCGGGTCTCTAGGTTTTAATATCTTGTCTGGACAAATTTGTTTGTCGTTTGGGTTTAAGTGGATAAAGGCAAAATCCCTTGTAAATAGTCCCATATTGAAGGATAATCTTATATTCTGAAATAGCAAAATGGtctgatataatttttaaaacccaTTTCAGGACATTATGTCATATtcgatattttatacatttatgataaaatgttaAAAGCTGTTTTGGATATTGTTTGCAGTTTCAAGCTTttcaaaggaaataaataaaaggtacgtctaaataatagttattgttttattcatgACCACCTTTAAGCATTCACGCACCATTCGCCAATCGATCCACATAAACCATCCCaactttaaatatgaaatgagaCAAGAAAATCGCGGTAGTTTTTCAGGGTGGCCATAAATATTGCTAGATAAATATGTATCATTGCCCCCTGTCACGCTCGTCTGATTTCGGTATAGGATCGTGGTTATAGGGTGAAAACTTATGCTGTTTCCAAGTTCCAAGACTTTAAGCTATTACAAAAATGCAACattgtctttaaaaaaatagaactgAAACATACAGAAGCCATTCGTGGTGATAAGCATACTCTTGATTTTTTTGGTTTAGTATTAAACTAGCTTTGATAAATTGCAACAATAAATTTCTCATAATTCCTCAAATTGTATCCTACAAAATTAACGCatgatgtttaaattattaaattaaatgctttatataaacacaaattcattaCAATGtccagaaatatatataataaacatttcttacgAGAATAAGAGATAGTTACGTAACTCGAAATACAAAACATTGCTCACGGAAGTCACATGACGAATGTCTACGTGTTCTTTTCGAGACGGGATATATAATGCGTAAAATTACTGTCTACCATTTCGCtgcataaattttgtttttccgATACCCTCGTGCCCACTGAAAAcgcttatatttaatataaacgtgGAAACTAATACATAATGGTCCAATAGTAATCATCAACTACTCTATAACAttgttattattagtttatagtACACAAAAAGAGTTTGAAtgcgattttattaaataaacaatctcccttattgtataacataaatacaatctatatttatgttataaaaataaaagtaactctgtctgcatgtcgctctttcacgaccaaaccgctgaatagATTTGATTAAACTTGGTATCAAGCAAatatgaactccaagaaagggttACTTTATTATCGAACAAATGACAACCTATTGGTCATTTGTTTCATCATTCAACAATTcgtccctaaaacgcgagtgaagccgtgGGTGactattagttataaataagataGATCAAAGGCACAAACAGTACGTCTGTGGAgacacaataatatatgtaattttaaaaaaatcgtcttaaaatgaaatatgtaaaaactTTGTTCGAATCTACAATATAACAGTTGgcttatatttgttaaatttatatatctgttTAAAGTGTGACCAACATCAGTGATTTTCTCGTTCGTAGATAGTGTCGGAACACAAAAAAGGAGATGGGTGGTCACGTACATCTCGAGTTTAATTAACCGGTGATTAAAGTTCTACTGAGACCAAGAGACAACCAGCTTCCTTGAACTGTGGCGTCCTTTAGTGCTTGGCGCCCAACGTGAGGCTTATTAATTGCCGTGTTCCGACTTTctttcaaattaagaaactgctattggaaaataaaatatctttcgcTTTCAGATATctcatatacttatatttttaaataccatATTTTCCGTTTTCATTGTGTCTatgtaaaactaaataaaattgggTACTAAAATTTGACTATCttcgaattttaatattttatcatctaGAAAATGAAAGAAATCTGTCAATGTCCTTATTAAGTGAATTTTCTTCGCTGTAATGAAGAATTTGTTCTCTAAGAGAAAAAGCTAGCGTTTTTCGTTAGTTTCAGAGCATAAATATTGGCTTCTATTCAAATTATGCTAAGAGccataaatatttatgcataCTATGATGCTCAGATTCAAACCTGttgaatatttatacaaagagagTTGACTAAAATTGGCTTGTGGCCTACTTCCAAATATAATCCTAAATATGGTATTATATAGTATTcaaaggtatatttatttacttgcgAAAGCAAAACATCACAGgtagtaaaatcattattattaattcatagtaataattttttgcCATCCataatttctatcaaatttgcCAAAATTAGCAAAGCTTTGAAATTTTCTAATAAAGGTTTATGTAGGTAGCCCTTTGTAAATTGCGTTCCCAGTAACAATGGACTTTTAATAGATAATcagattaaatatatgtattttattattagaacatAATTTTCAGTAATCCCGGGTAAAATAGTAATGTGAGTAAAGTATTTTCGAGGAGAAAATCGTGTGAACGAAACACAACTACACTAAAGATACaggcttttaataaatttggaattatatttttttaatatttttcttttacttaaCAATGTAtgctgtattataaataaaacagctgTTATTTATTGTATCAATTGAATttcatagtaaaaataaatgcataataactatttgtttACTAGTTGTAAGAATtgcttttattacttatatgaaAGTCATGGTCGTTACgacaataaattatcattacagcctagaaatacatataaaacaaaagacagtACGTGTGTAGAATAACActggtatatttatatagtctGTTAATATACTATATGagataaatgtacataaatgcCGATAAAATTGGTACCGTTTTTCGACTAATGCgtgttttgttttatcataTCGAGGTCAAGTTAAATTGGCCTGCTGAAGTAATGAATATGTTCGAGTTCTTTGTGTGTTTGATTGAAGATTGCGTTTGCAAGTAGAAACAGAATCAGCCTTTTAGAAAATTCAACGGAGCTTGTCTAACAATGCTCTATTCCACACGAGGCACCCGTTGGGAGGGTACAAAAAGGTGAATTATTAGATTTCTCACGGCTAGTGGTTTCAATCGggcgatatttaattaaataaaacctcatGGGGTTTTGCAGACGCTTTGTATCCAGttttaatttctatagtctggttttttcttatttagcatttgaaaaaaaatcttcatgGTATTGTAGACATTATAAACCATCTAttctttgaatataaaaatcttcaaaaattcTTAACCATTCTTATTTAACTCTCAGCGCAATACTTTGTACCAATTCCCTTAACAAAACAGACACATgacaatataattgtaaataaaggtATGAAGCTTAAAAAGCAGCGACAACATAATGACGAAGAATGTTTTGAGTAGAAGAGGGTCAGtgtggaataaactccaaattTGACTCAGATGGCTAGAGTTACGAGATCAAATAAATGTTTGACGAATAAGCCTTCGAAGTCAACTTCAGTTAATAGTGTTACTAAACATCCGCTGAAATGTT from Vanessa cardui chromosome 15, ilVanCard2.1, whole genome shotgun sequence carries:
- the LOC124535568 gene encoding uncharacterized protein LOC124535568; this encodes MFGKKAPIKFAREPSTSSPKGKDSYPEVALAAIASYKKQKEVSDFMSFFLGALDRNSDWLNGVIGKQTNFRCALMVGAGPNRFHLQEIIYPTSENDIKLEVEHRDSEDYDKIAIAALLKLSNSEIDLLLKYIKTRLYDNRVLKEDLLKGRSLGISFAVLRPFSEKQYRVVERIVIGSSMKCVLPLKKRKLEEKSITRSPLKKTKHVA